GCCTGCGCCGCCAGGTGCGGGCggcaaggcggcggtggcggctgatATATATGTATGTAATGTGAATCCTGTAAGATGGTACACAGGAAGGCTACATGGGGAGACAGACCCAGAAAAGCTAAGGAAAACAAACAGTAAGATGAAAAAGAAGCAGGGGTCTTGCTTCTCTCTTTTCCTCCCCAGTTTCGCGACCGAGCCTCCCGCGCCAAAACTTCCGACGACTGTTGTTGTATAATTTACAGCACCGCGTATGCCCGGACCACCTCCACGATCGGCGCCCGGCACAGCGGGCACTTGCCGCCGCTGCGCACCAGCTCGTTCGCGCATTTCGAGCACGTGCACATGTGCCCGCATCTGCCAACAGCAGCAAGAACAGGTCGACTATCAGACCGGAGCGGTGATGCATATCAGGTGGTATGTTTAGCTACTTGTAAGAAGATGGGTGAGAGAACAGATGCAGAGTTTGTGTGCGCCGGGGTGCTGACCTGTAGAGTAGAGAATCGATTTGTGTGTCGCAGCATACGCAGCAGGTTCCTTTCCTCACCTGGTCCCATCTCGTTCCGTCATCGTGTAGATCCAGAAACATGCCTGAGAGACAAAAGGAAACGGTTATTTCAGTATATCAGAGCATTGCCTTCATTGAATTGCTTCAGAAATCGAATCATGTGGCAATATACTGAAACACAAACTGGAAGCATGCAAGTGTCTTCAATATCATCACTACTTGAAACTACATTAACAAACACATAAAAAGAACTTTCTAAGGTGTGGCCCTATCAGGCCTTGTTTGGTGTGAAATTAACATTATAGCATAACAGAAAACAGCAGTGTTATGAAGCCATGGGTATCTGAATATTTGATAAGGAGCAGGGTGAACAACCTTCAGGTCCCGGGAATCTACTCAAGGCTGCAGACACTTCTTGTCTCACTGAACGTTGCAACTCCAGTTGCATGTCCATGCACGCCTCCAACATCCTTTGCATGCTGCTCATCCCTTGTTGGAGTTTATTCATGTCAGCTTTCAAATCATTAATGGCGTCCAATTCCTGCAAGAGTACAGAGCCAAATGACATCCCCAGGATAAAACTTCTATAATCAACATAAGGAACACAGCTTAGTCAAGCAAAACGACAAAATATTACCACCCTTCCCGCTTTCAAAATTTTTACTTCACAATTTTACATCTCACAAGTTATGGAGTTAAAAGCAAATATAGTTTGACCAAAAGGAACAAGAGAAACAGAACACACACTTTTAAAGCTCTTATAGGCTTATACCAATGAGACATGGCATGCCACAAATTTACTCTTGGAGCAGAACACTAGTGGAAATACTACATCATATGGGAGAAACATATTCATAACAGATCGCCGAACCAAAACAACATTCCTATTTATACAAGAGAAGGTGAGGTGAGAAGGTAGCATACCTGATGTACCCTGTGTCTACTGCTCCAGGTGTTATGGCGCAAATCTCTGTGCCACAGTGGCTGCCGCGGTGGCAAAGGTGGTGGAGGGATAACAAGGGCAGGTCTGTTGGCAGGACCTTGGAATTGCCGATTTTCAGCATTTCTTACTAGTTCCTGGTTTCCATTTGGTGCATTCGCAGTGGGCATGGCTGTATCGAGATTCCAGTTGAGTGGGGCATGGCCACGTCGTTGAACATATGACCTTATTAATTGCTCCAAACTGTCaccaaaaccattactaagaagaTTGGATACACTTCGCCTGGCAATTAAAAATTTGGAACAGGTGTTAAGAAATAAAAGGAGATGAAGAATCAACAAAGAATTTTTGGAAATGAAGTAAAAAATACCTGCTAAGTAATTCCCTCAGTTCCATGTTGTGCAAATTGGCTTCATCACGTAGGTTGAAGCTGTTTTCAATTCTAGGAATGGGCCCTGTGTCAAGTGCAGCATCATGGAAGTCATCATCTTGCCAGTTCTCCTCGGTGCCATGAGATTCGTCATCGTGCCACGCATCATGCTCATCTTGGAGATTTTCATTCTCCCTGTCATCATCCTCCGCGATTTCGCTGTGTAACTCCTCTGCATTATCTTCCCAATTTCTGTCAGAATTCTCTGCAGTTTCATTGGGCCACCTATCAAGCCTGACATCCAAAGATGGCTGCCAAAATATTGTCTCACGTTCTGCCTCAACTTGCAGCCCATTATCAACTTGAGACACTTGCATATCAACTATGTCACCCGATGTTGTAGCCGGTGACTCCGCCTCAGCAACATCTACGTTATCCTCCTGTAAACCCACATTCTCGGGCGTAGTTTGGGCCACATCCTCACTAACAGTAAGGTGCCCAACTTCAGCCCCCTGTTCAGTTTCATCATTACCAAGTAATGGAACATTTTCGGCGACAGGAGCATCAGACAGGCTAACATCTTGACTACTTACAGCACTCTCTGATCTGAAAGAAGCATGTTCAGTCACACAGTCATTACATAAGAACAGAACACGATAAGAACAAAGGCAAGTGATAGGGGATGTCAATTGCATGAGCTGTTTTGATTGATGGTGTCACACAAAAAAGATCGAGAGCACAATCAACAAGGAAATCCAAGACTGTAAAAAAAACAGGAAAGCTAACACTGTAAGAAAAACAAGGAAATCTAATGTTGTCAGTTTTCTGAATAACAGGAGCACTTCAGCAACACAAAGGTCAGTAGAACAGCACTAAAGACAAAACTTAATGAGCAGGCACGGTACCAGCAGATAGTTGGTGTCACAACTAGAAAAAGGAAACATGTAGCACATGGATTCAGTTCAGGATCCTATCTTCCATTGTATGATATAGTCAATATGATTAAAACATTTCACAGTACCATCTAGGACCAATTTGGTTGGTGGACAGTCTCTAGCGTGTAGAACAAGAATGACTCGTTGTGGGAGGGACCAGCATAATTAGCACTTAGCAGTACTGGCACTTGGAACCTTACCCGTAATATCCCTACGAGGGAAAATGCTCATTGGTTCACCTAGTTTCAGTCCGGTCCATCAGATTACAGTAATTTTGAATGCTCCAGATAACAAAAGGAATTTAAGTTCAACAATACTAGAGAGTCTGCACGAAACGAATGACTTGACAACACTGGCCTTCTAAAGTTGGTAGCAACCTAGAGAGTCTCTCTTTAACACTAGCGAAATGGTTTGAACATTTTTACATGCGATGTTCAGTAAATCAGATAAAAGCTAATTCTGTATCATTTTATACAACTTCTTTGGCAAGCAAGTACTTGCAAGTGACAACCTAGAGCAGGATATCCACTACAATTTTTACGACAACAGATAAGATGGTGGCATTGTTCTTCCTCCCACGCGATTGGCATTCCTAACAGCTAATACTTGAAAACATACAAGATGCACTACACTCTAAAGCCTCCAAGGCAAGAATTGAACAGTTGCTTATAGGCATCTACTGATCAGCCCATAAAAGGTCAGGTAAAGCTCTGTCCCAATACCCCATGCACACAATGGAATTATGGAACAAGCCCTTAACCTCAAAAGAAAAAGATGTATGTGTAATCGGTACCAAATTTCAATACTTccacagctactccctccgttcggaattacttgtctcggaaatggatgtatctagaactaaaatacgtctagatacatccattttcgcgacaactaaatccgaacggagggagtgcttAATAAATCTAAATTGTTTTGTTTGCCAAGGAAAACTACCGAGAGCAAAATGCTTGAGTAAGTTATTTCACATTTGTTCTCCAATAAAGTATGTTAAATGCACGGATACTATTACTATCACAGGTTGTAGATGTGTGGGTTTTCAAAAATATGGTACAGTGTGTAATAGGATGAACATCAGGTCATCTTCCAGACCAGAACACATGCACACAATATTTCTTCACTAATTGCAGTAGAAAACTCTAAATTAATAAGCTGAATAATATATGCTAATCACTGAGGCATTCAATAATGGGGGCTTTAAGCCCCATATGTTCGTTTGGATGCCAATAACTGACATTTCTGTATCACTGCAACTCAAGACAACTAGTAGCGATgctatataatactccctccgtctggaattacttgtcacggaaatggataaaaatggatgtatctaaaactaaaatacatctagatacatccatttcttcgacaagtattttcggacggagggagtaccaaataaGCAATGTGCCGGTAGCCTGAAGAACGTATACTATATAATACCGAGAAACAAGAAAAGTAAAGGACCACAGACAGACATTTGGTTGTGCATGTGGGGCATATACTACATAATAGAAGAGAGTGGCAACTAGCAAGTAGCAACAAATATCTCTTCCAATAACCAGCGTTTTCATGGTGGAGAAGAATTCCATTGCACTACAATCTTAAAATGACTATGCCAGGCGTACTTGCATCCATGGATGAGATACGAATCAAAATAAAGCTACTACTATTACCGATGTGAGTTGCAATTGCAATGTCTGCTAACCTTAAGGTGGACACACGATGGCTCTGCCTCAACTGCCCGAGCTCCCTCGCCGCCACAGATGGCTGTCGCTCCTCTTCTGCTGGAGCCACCGCGTTCCTCAAGAACCTTACCCTAAGCAATCCCTGCAAAACCAGACAATTTTCAGACCGGCACCCTCGA
Above is a window of Triticum aestivum cultivar Chinese Spring chromosome 6B, IWGSC CS RefSeq v2.1, whole genome shotgun sequence DNA encoding:
- the LOC123139982 gene encoding uncharacterized protein, whose product is MVDEYHHRMGAAAADFRRDLEDLVCDHLGGCYSPPPSSSSSLCSAAGGGGGGGAEGGGGVGGAGEEEAESSRRRRRESRLLSRWVARQAEEVLSSMEREVERRNRESELLALTRLHPVSTLDPSAFLLSSPPPPRPQAPSPAAPSSLLQMWRELEHRRADAGQPFDREPSPDTPDRHRERVRQIARRLTTSTDSPTAAAATATGEWLGETERQRVRLVREWVQMASQPRDARAASRREEPTAAERERRGEPPRLRGRQARTDVITRMSRERQRELQGLSGYHIVSQFPQRSRSRIQGLLRVRFLRNAVAPAEEERQPSVAARELGQLRQSHRVSTLRSESAVSSQDVSLSDAPVAENVPLLGNDETEQGAEVGHLTVSEDVAQTTPENVGLQEDNVDVAEAESPATTSGDIVDMQVSQVDNGLQVEAERETIFWQPSLDVRLDRWPNETAENSDRNWEDNAEELHSEIAEDDDRENENLQDEHDAWHDDESHGTEENWQDDDFHDAALDTGPIPRIENSFNLRDEANLHNMELRELLSRRSVSNLLSNGFGDSLEQLIRSYVQRRGHAPLNWNLDTAMPTANAPNGNQELVRNAENRQFQGPANRPALVIPPPPLPPRQPLWHRDLRHNTWSSRHRVHQELDAINDLKADMNKLQQGMSSMQRMLEACMDMQLELQRSVRQEVSAALSRFPGPEGMFLDLHDDGTRWDQVRKGTCCVCCDTQIDSLLYRCGHMCTCSKCANELVRSGGKCPLCRAPIVEVVRAYAVL